Within Triticum dicoccoides isolate Atlit2015 ecotype Zavitan chromosome 1B, WEW_v2.0, whole genome shotgun sequence, the genomic segment TTGTTTGATCTTATAAGGCTTCTTCACAAAAATGTGAATAAACCCGAAGATAGAAAAGACTTCCTTATTTGAGTTCTCAACTTTGTGATCATTTCTGATTATTCATTGATTTCAGATTATTTGATCCATAGTGATATCCTTACTTCATCAATAAGGTCACATAGCAGGTCTAAAAGTATTACATATCCACTTTTTCAGGAAGGGGGCGAGACAGGGTGTTCCCCACCTGAATACATCGCTCAAATGACCAATGGTCCGAGTTGATTACATGCAGAGATCAACACGCGAGGAGACGTAAACGCCAGAAGTTGGTGGCAGCCTTATAACTCAGTTTCACAAACCGGTCGGACCAAGTGGTGAAGTCGTTGATTATGTTCTTGATTGTAGCAATGTTGTATTGGTATTGGTTTCAAAAGATGAGCGCGTTCCTTGGAATACCAAATCTTCCAAATGATTGTGGGCAACACCGAATGGCTTACTTGTCGAGAAGAGGAATCAGCGTCACAGTTTCCCAAATGTTGGCGAGGTCATCTTGAGTAGGAGTATCTGGATtaagccattgccaaaccctaatGAACAGGGAGCACTGAAGGAAAATATGCCTACAACCTACTTATGCAATAAGACTTTAGCATACTAATGCAAATTTCATTTTGGCCTCCTAGGTGCCAAACAAGGTCAAAGTCTTTGTGGGGCTACTCTTCCATAACCTGGTAAACACCGAGCCAACTTAGCCCACGAGCATATCGTCGACTAAAGTGACCGCCTGAGACTACAATGTCCACTTATACTTTCTAGAATGTAACATTGACAACAAAATGCACTCATATACTTGTATGCCCTCCAGCAGGTAAGAAAGATGCACACATGCTATGAACATAATCTTCGCAACAAAATATTTTAGCAGAACACACATTCCTTGATTTGCAATAATCATTTGAGCACACACTCTAATTCATTTGCGTGAAACATAATTACATACTTTGGCGCGACGATATAAACACCTAAATAAGCACGCACGTAAAAGAAGCAGCCATTAGTCAGGAGCACAAAAGAAACCCAAGATATATGTATACATCAGGAAGAACCAAATGGACTGTACAACGTCGAGAGGGAACCAAATGGGCACCGATGAAGCAGACCTCGCCCATATGTCACAAGCGTCATATGTAGGTCTGCTTGGACAGCTTGAAACCTGAGATGAGAGCCGAGAGCGCGAGGCAAACAAAGGCAAAGAAGGCCATGCTAATCGAGGCAGCGGACGAGTCAGTGAACACGTTGTCTGAGCCCTCCCGCATGCGGTTTGTGATCGGGATTGCAGCAGACAACGCGGACATCAGAAGGTACGCCGTTACCTGCAAGAACAAGAGAAACCTATTTTGGTAAGTATGGTTAAGAATTTTGTAGGCATTTAAGTATAATGTGGTTTTACTTCGAGGGGAGAAACATTGCATAGAACTTCATGATTTTTAATGAATGTGTGTCACACTGTCGTTATCGGTTCCACCACACGAAGTATGCAGCGAAGGTTGATCACTATCAAAACATCGCAATTGTGAATATTCATAGTGCATATAAAGTTTATAACGGGCCATGTCAAATAGCGGCATCCTCAAAGCAAGCTAAATCAATGCTAGGTCGCTGCTGAATGACATTGTAGCCCCTTAAAACTGcaaacttatactccctccgtccagaaatacttgtcgcataaatggataaaaatggatgtatttagaactaaaatatgtctagatacacccattttggtgacaagtatttccgggcggAGGAGTACTATATAGATGTTGTTTAGTGGGACCCACCAAACGCTATTAGGGCAGCCATTTAAAATTTTGAATATGTATCTTCAAAAGGATGACAGTTCTGTATTCACACTGTGCTTCACAAATGTCAAACAACGAACGGTACCATATAGCTAAACTAAATTAGACATCCTACTTCATTACTATTTCCATTCTTCCATTAAGGCTGGTcataatgggcaagaacataagctagtaacttacacatttccctagactatgttactatctcCATAGTGGGTAGAAACATCTATGTAGtatcatgcaacgatgtatttattaggttatagactcattgtttcttgaagtgtgtgatgttccggtaacttagctagttaccacaaacacctctctctttattaaatatgtgccacataagcaaagttgtattggagtgtgtgatgttactcctaagttcctccccattgtgaccagcctaagctCTAATAAGGCACCATATGCGTGTTGACTTACTTGTTCTGATCCACATGTGAGGAATTATATGAGGTGGAAGTGCGGAGTGCCATGTGGACGCATTAGGTCGTGTTCGAGTACAATTAATTAGCTGAAGAAATGGGCTAGAATTCCAGCACACAACAGCTTGCGCGACTAATAATTATAATCCACCTATCTCTATCTGTATAAGCTATAACAATTGTCCCTGACGACGTGCTGTGCATCACAGAGCTTCTCATCCACCAAATTAACCACCAACTTAATTAACCCTCAACGAGCAATATACTCTGCCAAGCATGCAGAACATTCAAGAAACCTAAATTACCAGTATGTTTTGCTTTTCCTATCGTGCAAGTAACCACCTTCGAGAAAATTCTCACACATGTCTGAGACAAATGGCAAAGGGTTGCCAAAACGCCAAGGCTGCTTTGCTGACCTGATCCCCGGCGAAGTCGACGAGCAGGCCGACCTTGCTCTGCAGGTCCTGGCCGCCGCTGAGCCGGACGCCGTGCCGCACCAGCTGCAGCGTGGTGTAGATGAACGCGAGCAGCCCGACGGCGACGATGTACCTGACGAGCCAGCCGCCGACACGTACGCACCAAATGTTAGTTGACTACGCTCACACGCCACGCAACCACCGCGCACGACACAGGCAATGGCCGGAGGAGGCGCACCTGTACTCC encodes:
- the LOC119337976 gene encoding CASP-like protein 4B4; this encodes MADAPAVDVEKAGAPAGGGPEASGGGGAVGAIVGRWRRQDLLDKSGSALRAAAWAFSLLAFLVMVANEHGDWRQFDHYEEYRYIVAVGLLAFIYTTLQLVRHGVRLSGGQDLQSKVGLLVDFAGDQVTAYLLMSALSAAIPITNRMREGSDNVFTDSSAASISMAFFAFVCLALSALISGFKLSKQTYI